In Triplophysa rosa linkage group LG7, Trosa_1v2, whole genome shotgun sequence, the following proteins share a genomic window:
- the med8 gene encoding mediator of RNA polymerase II transcription subunit 8 isoform X2, translating into MIVYFRLAIFVVPIGCTVLSCGRNMQQREEKQLDASVESLVTRVAHLKGSLQSFIYKLENEYDRLTWPSVLDNFALLSGQLNTINKLLRNEKTPSYKSLVIIPLLLSPDRDEELAKLTEQRVPVFSHEIVPDHLRTKPDPEVEEQEKQLSAEAARIGPEAAQIQTLNKLCSNLLEKLNNPRDDRDSETSALRQNKPSFNLADTNALVAAVGFGKNLSKCRPPGSVAPGHTGQAMTSAGPTMQQVTIAGAAGHQPGMSGQVTQQQPGQPGKMPSNIKTNIKSASMHPYNR; encoded by the exons ATGATTGTTTACTTCCGCTTAGCCATCTTTGTTGTACCCATAGGTTGTACTGTTTTATCCTGTGGCCGTAATATGcag cAGCGAGAGGAGAAGCAGTTGGACGCGTCCGTCGAGTCTCTGGTTACTCGCGTGGCTCATCTGAAAGGTTCCCTGCAGAGTTTCATTTATAAACTGGAGAACGAATATGACAGATTGACATG GCCCTCCGTTCTGGATAATTTTGCACTTCTGTCTGGGCAATTAAACACCATCAACAAACTGCTAAGAAATGAGAAGACCCCATCATACAAGTCACTGGTCATCATCCCACTGCTGTTGTCTCCTGATCGAGATGAAGAGTTGGCT AAACTGACAGAGCAGCGAGTTCCTGTGTTCAGCCATGAGATTGTGCCAGACCATCTGAGGACCAAACCTGACCCAGAGGTTGAAGAACAGGAGAAACAACTGAGTGCAGAAGCGGCCAGGATCGGACCAGAGGCAGCACAG ATTCAAACATTGAATAAACTTTGCTCGAATCTTTTGGAAAAGCTGAACAACCCTCGTGATGACAGAGACTCTGAAACTTCAG CATTACGACAAAACAAGCCGTCCTTCAATCTAGCGGATACGAATGCACTGGTTGCGGCCGTGGGATTCGGAAAGAATCTGTCCAAGTGCAGACCACCGGGCTCGGTTGCCCCTGGTCACACTGGACAGGCGATGACGTCAGCAGGTCCCACGATGCAGCAGGTCACTATAGCTGGAGCCGCGGGCCATCAGCCAGGCATGAGCGGACAGGTTACACAACAGCAGCCTGGACAACCAG GTAAAATGCCCAGTAACATCAAGACGAACATCAAGTCTGCATCTATGCACCCCTACAATCGATGA
- the med8 gene encoding mediator of RNA polymerase II transcription subunit 8 isoform X1 → MIVYFRLAIFVVPIGCTVLSCGRNMQQREEKQLDASVESLVTRVAHLKGSLQSFIYKLENEYDRLTWPSVLDNFALLSGQLNTINKLLRNEKTPSYKSLVIIPLLLSPDRDEELAKLTEQRVPVFSHEIVPDHLRTKPDPEVEEQEKQLSAEAARIGPEAAQKQIQTLNKLCSNLLEKLNNPRDDRDSETSALRQNKPSFNLADTNALVAAVGFGKNLSKCRPPGSVAPGHTGQAMTSAGPTMQQVTIAGAAGHQPGMSGQVTQQQPGQPGKMPSNIKTNIKSASMHPYNR, encoded by the exons ATGATTGTTTACTTCCGCTTAGCCATCTTTGTTGTACCCATAGGTTGTACTGTTTTATCCTGTGGCCGTAATATGcag cAGCGAGAGGAGAAGCAGTTGGACGCGTCCGTCGAGTCTCTGGTTACTCGCGTGGCTCATCTGAAAGGTTCCCTGCAGAGTTTCATTTATAAACTGGAGAACGAATATGACAGATTGACATG GCCCTCCGTTCTGGATAATTTTGCACTTCTGTCTGGGCAATTAAACACCATCAACAAACTGCTAAGAAATGAGAAGACCCCATCATACAAGTCACTGGTCATCATCCCACTGCTGTTGTCTCCTGATCGAGATGAAGAGTTGGCT AAACTGACAGAGCAGCGAGTTCCTGTGTTCAGCCATGAGATTGTGCCAGACCATCTGAGGACCAAACCTGACCCAGAGGTTGAAGAACAGGAGAAACAACTGAGTGCAGAAGCGGCCAGGATCGGACCAGAGGCAGCACAG aaaCAGATTCAAACATTGAATAAACTTTGCTCGAATCTTTTGGAAAAGCTGAACAACCCTCGTGATGACAGAGACTCTGAAACTTCAG CATTACGACAAAACAAGCCGTCCTTCAATCTAGCGGATACGAATGCACTGGTTGCGGCCGTGGGATTCGGAAAGAATCTGTCCAAGTGCAGACCACCGGGCTCGGTTGCCCCTGGTCACACTGGACAGGCGATGACGTCAGCAGGTCCCACGATGCAGCAGGTCACTATAGCTGGAGCCGCGGGCCATCAGCCAGGCATGAGCGGACAGGTTACACAACAGCAGCCTGGACAACCAG GTAAAATGCCCAGTAACATCAAGACGAACATCAAGTCTGCATCTATGCACCCCTACAATCGATGA